The proteins below come from a single Bryobacter aggregatus MPL3 genomic window:
- a CDS encoding TolC family protein, with protein MRFLTLIAMVLALSRSTLLAQPFTLEALIDESIRNNLSLKAERSNLTIAEARQITAALRPNPILSLGVQYLDILGTHFGPTNNAGPAEYDLRTDFILEGGKKRTRRIELAAEDRRLAELNFRESLRGLIVDVQSAFVDVLFRMDGLALAEENRKNFQSLVSINETRVKNGDLAQVELERSRIAALQFDNAILQAQSDLLQAKYKLQQLLGRQEASDHFEITGELRRDKLQATREEIYQRALLQRPDYLAMQQLLIRNQADLRLQVANGKIDYTVGAEARRQDGYAGRGNSMAVFLTMPLPVFNRNQGEIARASREGDQTKFRVDAMANRIQSEVRMAWQQYESATALLNRIEGDMLKRAEEVRKTTDYSYRRGEASLVELLDAQRAFNDTRQSYNEMRGAYARALYQLESIEAKNVAEGVKK; from the coding sequence ATGCGTTTCCTCACTCTCATTGCGATGGTGCTGGCTCTCAGCCGATCCACTCTTCTCGCACAGCCGTTCACGCTGGAGGCTCTGATTGACGAGTCGATTCGAAACAATCTGTCACTGAAGGCAGAACGTTCGAATTTAACCATTGCGGAGGCGCGTCAGATAACCGCCGCACTGCGCCCCAACCCGATTCTTTCTCTCGGCGTCCAATACTTGGACATCCTCGGCACACACTTTGGCCCGACGAACAACGCCGGTCCTGCAGAGTATGATCTCCGTACCGACTTTATCCTTGAAGGCGGCAAGAAGCGCACTCGCCGTATCGAGCTTGCTGCGGAGGATCGCCGTCTGGCGGAGTTGAACTTTCGCGAGAGTCTGCGCGGCCTGATCGTTGATGTCCAGTCCGCTTTTGTCGATGTGCTTTTCCGCATGGATGGCTTGGCGCTTGCTGAGGAGAACCGCAAGAACTTCCAATCGCTGGTCAGCATCAATGAAACCCGGGTGAAGAACGGCGATCTGGCGCAGGTGGAACTCGAGCGTTCGAGGATTGCCGCCCTCCAGTTCGACAACGCGATCCTCCAGGCGCAGTCGGATCTGCTGCAGGCAAAGTATAAGCTGCAGCAGTTACTGGGGCGCCAGGAGGCGTCCGATCATTTTGAAATTACTGGCGAACTGCGCCGCGACAAGTTGCAAGCGACGCGTGAGGAGATCTACCAGCGCGCCCTGCTGCAGCGGCCAGACTACCTGGCCATGCAGCAGTTGCTGATTCGCAATCAGGCCGACCTGCGCCTTCAGGTTGCGAATGGAAAGATCGACTATACCGTCGGCGCCGAGGCCAGACGGCAGGATGGTTATGCCGGCCGGGGCAACTCGATGGCTGTCTTCCTGACAATGCCTCTGCCCGTCTTCAATCGCAATCAGGGTGAGATTGCCCGAGCTTCACGTGAAGGAGACCAAACCAAGTTCCGCGTGGATGCCATGGCCAATCGCATCCAGTCTGAAGTTCGGATGGCGTGGCAACAATATGAGTCGGCCACGGCTCTCCTCAATCGAATAGAAGGCGATATGCTGAAGCGCGCTGAAGAAGTGCGAAAGACCACAGATTACAGCTATCGTCGCGGGGAGGCGAGTCTGGTGGAATTGCTCGATGCCCAGCGTGCTTTTAACGACACGCGGCAGAGCTACAACGAGATGCGTGGTGCTTATGCGCGAGCGTTGTACCAGTTGGAATCGATTGAAGCAAAGAATGTAGCGGAAGGTGTGAAGAAATGA
- a CDS encoding efflux RND transporter periplasmic adaptor subunit has translation MKKACLIAAVLSGLSGCSKQTTEAHTAPPSAAASIERSTPGIVRIDPNSPKFKLIQLETVGEAEVPLNEVVSPGKVEADQNRVSQVVLPVAGRIVTVEARIGDYVRQGQPLFSVESPDVESAVANYLQAQASVAQSRAALSKAQADYDRSKDLFEHNAIAKKEVLSAESQFKQTEAQLDQTLAIVQQSKRRLELLGVKPGEFNQKVIVRASISGKVMEMSVVPGEFRNDLSVPLMKIADLSTVWVTADVPETQIRMIDKGELVDLELAAYPGERFRGRVKQIADTVDPQSRTVKVRAEMPNPNGKLKPEMFGQIREVQSLHKSVVIPSSSAVLDDANSYVWKQLEPGVFQRTSVELTPVDGKLYAVKKGLLPGDRIVTDGAMLLKGMER, from the coding sequence ATGAAGAAGGCCTGTTTAATCGCAGCCGTGCTCTCCGGGCTCAGTGGCTGCTCGAAACAGACAACTGAGGCCCATACAGCCCCGCCCAGTGCGGCGGCTTCGATCGAAAGATCGACACCAGGGATCGTCAGGATCGATCCCAACTCGCCGAAGTTCAAACTCATCCAGTTGGAAACGGTCGGCGAAGCAGAAGTTCCTCTCAATGAAGTGGTTTCTCCGGGAAAGGTGGAAGCCGATCAGAATCGCGTCTCTCAAGTCGTATTGCCCGTTGCCGGCCGCATCGTTACTGTAGAGGCGCGCATTGGCGACTATGTGCGCCAAGGGCAGCCCTTGTTCTCGGTGGAGAGTCCGGATGTGGAGTCGGCTGTCGCCAACTACCTCCAGGCGCAGGCGAGTGTCGCACAATCCCGGGCTGCGCTCAGCAAAGCGCAGGCGGACTATGACCGCTCCAAAGACCTCTTCGAGCACAACGCGATTGCAAAGAAAGAAGTCTTGTCTGCGGAGAGTCAGTTCAAGCAGACAGAAGCGCAATTGGATCAAACGCTGGCCATTGTCCAGCAGTCCAAGCGGCGTCTTGAGTTGCTCGGTGTCAAGCCGGGAGAGTTCAACCAGAAGGTAATCGTGCGCGCCTCCATTTCCGGCAAGGTGATGGAAATGAGTGTCGTGCCCGGTGAGTTCCGCAACGACCTTTCTGTCCCCTTGATGAAGATCGCCGATCTATCGACGGTCTGGGTGACGGCGGACGTTCCGGAAACTCAGATTCGCATGATCGACAAAGGGGAACTGGTAGACCTGGAACTGGCTGCCTATCCGGGCGAGCGCTTCCGCGGCCGCGTCAAGCAGATCGCCGACACGGTCGATCCCCAGAGCCGTACGGTGAAGGTGCGGGCAGAGATGCCGAATCCGAATGGGAAGTTGAAGCCGGAGATGTTCGGCCAGATCCGTGAAGTCCAGTCGCTACACAAGTCTGTTGTCATCCCCTCTTCCTCTGCCGTCCTCGACGATGCCAATAGCTATGTTTGGAAGCAACTGGAGCCAGGCGTTTTCCAGCGCACCTCCGTTGAACTCACTCCCGTCGATGGCAAGCTCTATGCGGTGAAGAAGGGGCTGCTCCCTGGTGACCGGATTGTCACGGACGGTGCGATGTTGCTAAAGGGGATGGAGCGCTAG
- a CDS encoding neutral zinc metallopeptidase yields MRWDQGHESDDVEDLRGETGGGGSPLGFGGGGGMRVGFGGLLVLGILSLVFKTDLLSPFLGGGNLAPVTSSRAPRPSTAAEESLKSFSSFVLDDAQNTWTKILPEQQGVSYRRAKMVLFRDAVRSGCGDAEAAMGPFYCPADEKVYLDLNFFDELKRKFGAPGDFAEAYVIAHEIGHHVQNILGIERKLRIAQQQNPRAQKQLSVLMELQADCFAGIWANSTGQRNLLEAGDINEALGAASAVGDDHIQQMSGSRVRPESFTHGTSAQRQQWFKTGYETGKVTACNTFATN; encoded by the coding sequence ATGCGTTGGGACCAGGGTCACGAAAGTGACGATGTCGAAGATCTGAGGGGCGAAACGGGTGGCGGCGGTTCGCCACTGGGATTCGGCGGTGGCGGAGGAATGCGCGTTGGTTTTGGCGGGCTTCTGGTGCTGGGTATTTTGAGTCTGGTGTTTAAGACTGATCTGCTCAGCCCCTTCCTCGGTGGAGGCAATCTGGCGCCGGTTACCAGCAGCCGGGCGCCTCGTCCAAGTACGGCGGCGGAAGAATCCTTAAAATCGTTCTCCAGCTTTGTGCTGGACGATGCACAGAATACGTGGACGAAGATTCTTCCGGAGCAACAGGGCGTTTCCTATCGCCGGGCGAAGATGGTGTTATTTCGCGACGCGGTGCGGAGCGGTTGTGGCGATGCCGAAGCAGCAATGGGCCCGTTTTACTGTCCCGCTGACGAGAAGGTCTATCTCGATCTGAACTTCTTCGACGAATTGAAGCGTAAGTTTGGTGCGCCAGGCGACTTTGCAGAGGCCTATGTGATCGCTCACGAAATCGGACATCACGTGCAGAACATTCTTGGCATTGAGAGAAAGTTGCGGATTGCACAGCAACAGAATCCACGTGCCCAGAAGCAGTTGAGCGTTCTGATGGAGTTGCAAGCTGACTGTTTCGCCGGCATCTGGGCGAACTCAACCGGCCAGCGGAATCTGCTTGAGGCCGGGGATATCAATGAAGCACTCGGCGCGGCGTCCGCAGTTGGCGACGATCATATCCAACAGATGAGCGGCAGCAGAGTGCGTCCGGAAAGCTTTACCCATGGGACTTCCGCACAACGGCAGCAATGGTTCAAGACTGGTTACGAGACCGGCAAAGTGACCGCCTGCAATACCTTCGCGACGAACTAG
- a CDS encoding efflux RND transporter permease subunit, with amino-acid sequence MIEKLIRSALDQRFFTIIAGIALIVVGLAAAFQLKIEAYPDISDTAVQIITVVPGRATEEVEQQITVPIERALNSTPGLISRRSRTIFGLSVVDLTFEYGTNDYFARQVVLEKLRDAELPDGVTPTLGPLATPIGELYRYSLEGGGLNPQQLRELQDWVIAPRLLQSPGIADVVPFGGLVKQYQIQISPLGLEKYKISLRDLADAVSQSNQNAGGALLDNKQQSLAVRGVGMLKTTSDIENSVVAENGGVPIFVKDLGHVGIGSAPPTGAFGLSKNSGGVEGIVLMRRGENPTDVLKRVHEAVNELNSTRLPRGVEMKPIYDRTDLVNNTLETVSKTLLEGLVVVVMVLLLFLGSFKAALLTALTIPLSLLFAFVCMNLTGIPANLLSLGALDFGIIVDGSLIMVENILHKLEEGHQDHQEEVFASIKNAALEVANPLFFSLLIIIAAYIPLFTLERVERRLFTPMAFTVCFALLGAMILALTLIPVLATFLFRKGAHAWHNPLLGWMSSAYEKILMRSLKAPWIAVGVSFVIVAAAFAISTTLGSEFLPSLDEGTIWVRTNLPPGTSLEKSDQVAARIRLLLEQFPEVNVVGSQAGRNDAGTDPYGPNRTEYLVTLKPYKTWPEGRTKALLVNDIATLLQDNVPGANFSITQPIIDNVTEAVTGSAADLAVIITGPDLKILRDLANQTLAAIRTVSGSADTGVEQEGEQPQLMIRLQRENMARYGIRVRDVQDQIELAIGGRTVSAIFEGERRFDLSVRFAPEARVDATAIAGMLVPARNGARVPLSQLAEIEVRNGQSIIARRENQRQIAVRTNIRGRDQGGFAADAQKVFAQKIRLPEGYRVEWGGQFENMERARKRLSIVLPLTIAIIFVLLFFAFGSSRDAGLVMLNVPFSLVGGILFLWIRGINLSVSAAVGFISLFGVAVMSGVLVVSEINRRWPNVDDSLEEAVVNGALKQMRPVLLMILVALLGMVPAARATGIGSDVQRPLATVVVGGLLSTFFLTLLALPSLYYVVARRKKSATI; translated from the coding sequence ATGATTGAAAAGCTGATCCGAAGCGCTCTCGACCAGCGCTTTTTTACGATCATTGCTGGAATCGCATTGATTGTGGTGGGGCTTGCTGCAGCGTTTCAACTCAAGATTGAAGCGTATCCGGATATTTCGGATACGGCCGTGCAGATCATCACCGTAGTGCCGGGCCGGGCGACCGAAGAAGTGGAGCAGCAGATCACCGTTCCGATTGAACGGGCGCTCAATAGTACCCCCGGCTTGATCTCACGACGCTCCCGCACCATCTTTGGGTTGTCAGTGGTGGACCTCACGTTTGAGTACGGCACCAACGACTACTTTGCGAGGCAGGTAGTACTGGAAAAGCTGCGCGATGCGGAGCTTCCCGATGGCGTTACGCCGACGCTAGGCCCCTTAGCAACCCCGATTGGCGAACTCTACCGCTATTCCCTCGAAGGCGGCGGACTGAACCCGCAGCAACTACGTGAGTTGCAGGATTGGGTGATCGCCCCCCGGTTGCTGCAATCGCCGGGCATCGCCGACGTGGTTCCCTTTGGCGGATTGGTGAAGCAATACCAGATCCAGATCAGCCCACTCGGCCTCGAAAAGTACAAGATCAGTTTGCGTGACCTGGCCGATGCGGTCTCGCAAAGCAATCAGAATGCCGGAGGCGCCTTGCTCGACAACAAGCAGCAATCGCTCGCCGTGCGTGGCGTGGGAATGCTGAAAACAACTTCCGACATCGAGAACAGCGTCGTTGCCGAGAACGGCGGCGTGCCTATTTTTGTGAAGGATCTTGGGCATGTCGGCATCGGCTCCGCCCCACCCACCGGAGCGTTTGGCCTGAGCAAGAATTCCGGTGGCGTCGAAGGCATTGTCCTAATGCGGCGTGGGGAGAATCCGACCGATGTCCTCAAGCGGGTGCATGAAGCAGTCAACGAGTTGAATAGCACCCGGCTTCCACGTGGCGTTGAGATGAAACCGATCTATGACCGGACGGACCTGGTCAACAACACGCTCGAAACAGTATCGAAGACCTTGCTCGAAGGTCTTGTTGTTGTCGTGATGGTGCTCTTGCTCTTCCTGGGCAGCTTTAAGGCAGCACTGCTGACAGCGTTGACGATTCCACTGTCGCTACTGTTCGCCTTCGTCTGTATGAACCTGACAGGAATTCCGGCGAATCTGTTGAGCCTGGGAGCACTGGACTTCGGCATCATTGTCGATGGATCTCTGATCATGGTGGAGAACATCCTGCACAAGCTGGAGGAAGGCCATCAGGACCATCAGGAAGAAGTGTTTGCGTCGATCAAGAATGCGGCGCTGGAAGTAGCGAATCCGTTGTTTTTCTCGCTGCTGATTATCATCGCGGCCTACATTCCCTTGTTCACCCTGGAACGCGTGGAACGCCGCTTGTTTACCCCGATGGCGTTTACGGTTTGCTTTGCACTGCTCGGGGCGATGATCCTTGCGCTCACGCTGATTCCGGTGCTGGCGACCTTCCTGTTCCGCAAAGGCGCGCACGCCTGGCACAACCCGCTGCTCGGCTGGATGAGCAGCGCCTACGAGAAGATTCTGATGCGTAGCTTGAAGGCGCCCTGGATCGCGGTAGGTGTCTCCTTTGTCATTGTGGCCGCGGCCTTTGCCATCTCGACGACACTGGGCAGCGAGTTTCTGCCCTCGCTCGATGAAGGCACGATCTGGGTGCGCACCAATCTGCCACCCGGCACTTCTCTTGAGAAGTCCGATCAGGTGGCGGCCCGGATCCGGCTCTTGTTAGAGCAATTCCCTGAGGTCAATGTCGTCGGGTCCCAGGCTGGACGCAACGATGCGGGAACCGATCCCTATGGCCCCAACCGCACCGAGTATCTGGTGACGCTGAAGCCCTATAAAACGTGGCCGGAAGGGCGTACAAAGGCGCTGCTGGTGAATGATATCGCCACGCTGCTGCAGGATAACGTTCCCGGCGCAAACTTCAGCATTACGCAGCCGATTATCGATAACGTGACCGAGGCCGTCACCGGTTCAGCCGCCGATCTGGCCGTCATTATCACCGGGCCTGATCTGAAGATCCTCCGGGACCTGGCCAACCAAACCCTGGCCGCGATTCGCACGGTCAGCGGTTCCGCCGACACGGGGGTTGAACAGGAAGGCGAACAGCCGCAATTGATGATTCGATTGCAGCGCGAGAATATGGCGCGCTACGGCATCCGGGTGCGGGACGTGCAAGATCAGATTGAACTTGCCATCGGCGGCCGTACTGTCTCAGCGATCTTTGAAGGCGAACGGCGTTTTGATTTGAGCGTTCGCTTTGCTCCGGAAGCGAGAGTGGACGCCACTGCGATCGCCGGCATGCTGGTGCCAGCCCGCAATGGGGCACGAGTGCCACTATCGCAACTCGCGGAGATCGAAGTTCGCAATGGCCAGAGCATCATTGCACGGCGTGAGAACCAGCGGCAGATTGCCGTGCGCACCAATATCCGCGGCCGCGATCAGGGTGGCTTTGCCGCAGATGCACAGAAAGTCTTTGCGCAGAAGATTCGCCTGCCGGAAGGTTATCGGGTGGAATGGGGCGGCCAGTTCGAGAATATGGAGCGGGCACGCAAACGGCTCTCGATTGTGTTGCCACTCACGATTGCGATCATCTTCGTTCTCTTGTTCTTCGCCTTTGGCTCGAGCCGCGACGCCGGGCTGGTGATGCTGAATGTGCCGTTCTCACTTGTGGGAGGCATTCTCTTCTTATGGATCCGGGGGATCAATCTGAGTGTCTCCGCGGCGGTGGGCTTTATCAGTCTATTCGGAGTTGCGGTGATGAGCGGCGTCCTGGTGGTTTCGGAGATCAACCGGCGTTGGCCGAATGTCGATGATTCTCTGGAAGAGGCGGTGGTCAACGGGGCCTTGAAACAAATGCGGCCCGTGCTGCTCATGATCCTAGTAGCGCTGCTTGGAATGGTGCCGGCAGCTCGCGCAACTGGCATCGGATCGGACGTGCAGCGGCCGTTGGCAACCGTAGTCGTCGGAGGCTTGCTTTCCACATTCTTCCTGACACTTCTTGCCCTCCCCTCGCTCTACTATGTGGTGGCGCGGCGGAAGAAATCCGCTACGATTTAA
- a CDS encoding efflux RND transporter periplasmic adaptor subunit, translating to MRAQITFIAALSLWSCGEKAPPQAVNPIAKEAATAPTGYIEIAANSPKLEQIKVSAVVIAEMPTEEFTAPGKIEVNPNRVSRVLLPVAGRIAEVFVKFGDSVQKNDPLLTVESPEADAAASNQLQADASVTQAQANLNKAQADYDRANDLFKADAVAKKEVLTAENALLQAKTALEQSKVAREQSMSRLEMLGLKPGNFRQRITLRAPLAGKVTEFTVVAGEFRNDLSAPLMTIADLSTVWVASDVPETAIRLVKPNERFDLTLVAYPGEVFRSRVARISDKVDPNSRTIEVWAELSNPQNKLKPAMFGQIRHVESLETVPVIPASAMIQMEGRTAVFRELQRGRYQLTDVITGSRNGDLISIRKGLNAGQRVVTDGAMLLRGM from the coding sequence GTGAGAGCACAGATCACATTCATTGCCGCGCTCTCCTTATGGAGCTGTGGCGAGAAAGCACCGCCCCAAGCCGTCAATCCCATCGCAAAGGAGGCAGCAACAGCGCCAACAGGCTATATCGAAATTGCAGCTAACTCTCCTAAGCTGGAACAGATCAAGGTAAGTGCAGTTGTGATTGCCGAGATGCCAACCGAAGAATTCACCGCTCCTGGGAAAATTGAAGTGAATCCGAACCGTGTTTCCCGGGTGCTTCTGCCCGTGGCGGGGCGGATCGCCGAGGTGTTTGTGAAGTTCGGCGATTCTGTCCAAAAGAATGATCCGTTGTTGACTGTCGAAAGTCCGGAGGCCGATGCGGCCGCCAGCAACCAGTTGCAGGCCGATGCCTCCGTTACACAGGCGCAAGCGAACCTGAATAAAGCACAGGCAGATTACGATCGGGCAAACGACTTGTTCAAGGCAGACGCGGTGGCGAAGAAAGAAGTGCTGACCGCAGAGAATGCGCTGTTGCAGGCCAAGACCGCCCTGGAACAATCGAAGGTCGCCCGGGAACAGAGCATGAGCCGGCTGGAGATGCTGGGATTGAAACCTGGCAATTTCAGGCAAAGGATTACGCTGCGCGCGCCGTTGGCAGGCAAAGTGACGGAGTTCACCGTCGTGGCCGGAGAGTTCCGCAACGACCTCTCTGCCCCGCTGATGACGATTGCCGATTTGAGCACGGTCTGGGTGGCCTCCGATGTCCCTGAGACGGCAATCCGGCTGGTGAAGCCAAATGAGCGCTTTGACTTGACGCTGGTCGCATATCCGGGCGAAGTCTTCCGGTCGCGGGTGGCCAGGATCTCCGATAAGGTGGATCCAAATTCGAGAACGATTGAGGTATGGGCTGAGTTGAGCAATCCGCAGAACAAGTTGAAACCGGCAATGTTCGGGCAGATTCGACACGTCGAATCCCTTGAGACCGTACCAGTGATTCCTGCAAGTGCAATGATCCAGATGGAAGGCCGCACGGCTGTCTTCCGGGAACTGCAGCGAGGCCGCTATCAACTCACCGACGTGATCACCGGCAGCCGCAATGGCGACCTGATCTCGATCCGCAAGGGCCTGAATGCAGGCCAGCGCGTTGTCACTGATGGGGCAATGCTGTTAAGGGGCATGTAA
- a CDS encoding TolC family protein yields the protein MKIPVLLLIATLGCLAAEPLTLEQVMEEAQKNNIRLLAEHYNIPIAEARIIQARLRPNPSLVLGLNYLDVFNIKLNPNTNNGGPSEFNGGIVYPWEWKGKRAGRIEVAEKTRAVVEADFLSTVRNLRFNTQSAFVDLLLSKLAYDLSVESQRSFDRIVSINKTRFETGDLARVEYIRSEVAALQFANQVRQAESRRRQARIRLQSLMGRTSFDPNFEVVGELETKVIPQTLDEILEVALRERPEVEHSRRDLQRSSADLKYQLALRRPDLNITTVFNRQYGYAYASTLGVTLEAPLPLFHRNQGEIERARKDYDQTALELRAIENEVRTEVQAAWEQYQAARALLERIETEMLDRARRVRETIDFSYRRGEATFVELLDAQRTFNETMQSYNEAKAEYARIRYYMDAIQAKGVRP from the coding sequence TTGAAGATTCCAGTTTTACTCCTCATCGCCACCCTTGGCTGTCTCGCGGCAGAGCCGCTTACTCTTGAGCAGGTGATGGAGGAGGCGCAGAAAAATAACATCCGCCTCCTTGCCGAACACTACAACATACCCATCGCGGAAGCCCGGATCATCCAGGCTCGCTTGCGCCCCAACCCTTCCCTTGTCCTTGGCTTGAACTATTTGGATGTCTTCAACATCAAGCTCAACCCCAACACCAATAACGGCGGCCCCAGCGAGTTCAACGGAGGCATTGTCTATCCCTGGGAATGGAAGGGCAAGCGTGCCGGACGCATTGAAGTGGCAGAGAAGACGCGCGCGGTGGTGGAAGCGGACTTTCTATCGACTGTTCGCAACCTTCGCTTCAACACCCAAAGCGCATTCGTGGACCTGCTGCTCTCGAAATTGGCTTATGATCTCTCGGTTGAGAGCCAAAGGTCTTTCGACCGCATTGTTTCGATCAACAAGACTCGCTTTGAAACCGGAGACCTGGCCCGCGTCGAATATATCCGGAGCGAAGTGGCGGCGTTGCAATTTGCGAACCAGGTGCGGCAAGCTGAATCCCGGCGCAGGCAAGCCCGTATCCGCTTGCAGAGCTTGATGGGACGAACCAGTTTTGACCCCAATTTTGAAGTGGTCGGTGAGCTGGAGACCAAGGTGATTCCGCAGACGCTTGACGAGATTCTGGAGGTGGCGCTGCGGGAACGGCCGGAAGTGGAGCATTCGAGACGCGACCTGCAACGCTCGAGTGCAGACCTCAAGTACCAGTTGGCGCTGCGGCGGCCCGACCTCAACATCACGACGGTTTTCAACCGTCAGTATGGCTATGCTTATGCCAGCACCCTGGGCGTCACGCTCGAGGCGCCGTTACCGCTGTTTCACCGGAACCAGGGCGAGATCGAAAGAGCCCGCAAAGATTATGACCAGACGGCGCTCGAGTTGCGGGCGATCGAAAATGAAGTTCGCACGGAAGTGCAAGCCGCCTGGGAGCAATACCAGGCCGCACGGGCACTGTTGGAACGGATTGAGACGGAGATGCTGGACCGCGCACGCCGGGTGCGCGAAACCATCGATTTCTCTTATCGACGTGGCGAAGCGACGTTTGTCGAGCTTCTGGACGCACAAAGGACATTCAACGAGACGATGCAAAGTTATAACGAGGCGAAGGCGGAATATGCCCGGATTCGCTACTACATGGACGCGATCCAGGCCAAAGGAGTGCGGCCGTGA
- a CDS encoding sugar phosphate isomerase/epimerase family protein: MWPGLVGKGPDSEPPIDLDTMLDLTANAQVDGVRFDGVDLFLFDPHVSIDATNDEIKALADKIAAKGFVVGSVVAPVWPPTGGGSAMGTAEERGKFLLSVQKACRIAAQLRKLGIRPYGVIRIDSAASPHEWAQDPAGNQNKIAGTFKEAAKIARDHGERLAAEGEICWGGMHSWKNMVDLLELTDEPQTVGFQADMAHTLLYTMGHNAPEHCLLPAGYDWRDRAPLEAALKTMTDALRPWTFDFHVAQNDATVKGSGSHDKTGRHCLPNDPNGKLRVAHDAGYWLRDANGNLTKAFQHICWDGCMFTNETLMKPDTWNSILATMISVREAHGWTE, translated from the coding sequence ATGTGGCCCGGTCTGGTTGGTAAGGGGCCAGATTCCGAGCCTCCGATCGACCTTGATACGATGCTCGACCTGACCGCAAATGCGCAAGTGGACGGCGTCCGCTTCGATGGTGTGGATCTCTTTCTATTCGACCCCCACGTCAGCATCGATGCCACGAACGACGAGATCAAGGCGCTCGCCGATAAGATTGCGGCCAAGGGTTTTGTGGTCGGCAGCGTGGTGGCCCCGGTTTGGCCCCCCACAGGCGGTGGCTCTGCGATGGGTACGGCCGAGGAACGCGGCAAGTTCTTACTGAGTGTCCAGAAGGCCTGCCGCATTGCTGCGCAACTGCGCAAGCTTGGCATTCGTCCTTACGGCGTCATCCGCATCGACTCGGCAGCCTCGCCGCACGAGTGGGCGCAAGACCCGGCGGGCAACCAGAACAAGATCGCCGGTACCTTCAAGGAAGCGGCGAAGATCGCTCGCGATCATGGCGAACGCCTTGCCGCCGAAGGCGAGATCTGCTGGGGCGGCATGCACAGTTGGAAGAATATGGTCGACCTGCTCGAACTCACAGATGAGCCGCAAACCGTCGGCTTCCAGGCCGACATGGCGCACACCTTGCTCTATACAATGGGTCATAACGCGCCCGAACATTGCCTGCTGCCGGCGGGTTACGATTGGCGGGACCGCGCGCCTCTTGAGGCCGCGCTCAAGACGATGACCGATGCGCTGCGGCCCTGGACCTTCGACTTCCACGTCGCGCAGAATGACGCTACCGTAAAGGGTTCCGGCTCTCACGACAAGACCGGCCGCCACTGTCTCCCCAACGATCCCAATGGCAAGCTCCGCGTCGCGCACGACGCCGGCTATTGGCTGCGCGATGCAAACGGCAATCTCACCAAGGCCTTCCAACACATCTGCTGGGACGGCTGCATGTTTACCAACGAGACGCTGATGAAGCCGGATACCTGGAACAGCATCCTCGCCACAATGATTTCCGTGCGTGAGGCGCACGGCTGGACGGAATAA